CGGGTACTGCCACTGCGTCACTGCGGTACTGCTCACGGCAGCCCCTGATCACTGCGGGCCGCCCGGTCCGGTCGTCAGCCCCGTCGCCGTCCTCCAACAACCCTGGCTTCGGAACTCCACCACCGCACCGTCCTGCGCACTGCAACTGCGGGTACTGCTGCCCGGCAGTTCGTCTCTGCCGAGCCCTTCGCTCTCTCTGGGCTACGAGAGAAACCATAACCACGACACTGCCCAATGTCTACTTCGGCCGAGGCAGATTTTTCCGCACGACGAGGGCAGATAGGCCGTCACGGCCGGACCAGCATGTGCACCGCGGCCGACACGGCAGGTCAGACGCACGAAAGGGCCCGACCGGCACGTGCCGGTCGGGCCCTAGGTGTCGGACGCCGGCTCGAACCCGAAACCGTCGTGCGCGGTGATGCGGTTCAGCGTGCAAGGGCGAGGACGCCCGGAGCGCTGCCCTGGTCATCGACGCCGGGCAGGGAGTCGAGCCCGCGGCAGCGCACCGCCCGTTCGGCTTCGGCCGTCGTGGTCAGGGGCGAGGTGGACGGCCCGTGGCCGCCGAGGTCACGCAGCCGGACCGCACACCTGCGAAACAGGGCGAGTTCGCCGTGCCGATTCATTCAGAACCTCCCTTGATGCGGCACGTATCAAGGAATTCCCGCAGCGGATACGTGGTACAAGGAATCACCGGAACGAGCCGAATTGAATACGAAGTGCATCTGGAGTACATCTGGGCTGCAATCCCGAATGCTTCCTCCCGCAGGTGACCTCACTGCGGGAAATACGCACAGCTGGGGCCCGCACCCCGAAGGATGCGGGCCCCAGCTGCGAAATGCGCGTCAGCGTCAGGCGGGAACGATGTTCTCGGCCGTCGGTCCCTTCTGGCCCTGCGCGATGTCGAAGGTGACCTTCTGGCCTTCCAGCAGCTCGCGGAAGCCCTGGGCTGCGATGTTAGAGAAGTGGGCGAACACGTCCGCGCCGCCGCCGTCCTGCTCGATGAAGCCGAAACCCTTTGCCGCGTTGAACCACTTCACGGTGCCAGATGCCATGTCGAATCTCCTTTGGGGCAGTACATCGGCATCCGCACTGCACGGACACCGTGTCGCCGCGATGATGCCCCGCCGGAAAATGATCCCGGAAATATGAAGCGCTCGGATGGAGCGCTCGGAGTTTTTGGGTACCAAAACTGCAACCGGGATCGACAGTAGCACGCTGCAGTGTTTTGTGTGCGTCGAATATCTCACCGCGTGCGCCGCGGTAAAAACCCTTCCCGCGGGGCCCGTTAAACCCTCCGGCCGCGGAGGCAGATATTGATCCCCCCGACTACCGCGTTTCCTGAACAAGCCGCCCATCCCCTGCGAGCGGCTCCAAGCCCTCCCCGCAGCGGAGCGGATCCGGGGTGTCCTCGGCGGTCTTGCCGACCTGCTCACCAGCTGCTGGCATATCTGTGGGGGACGGCACGCAGGGGGGGCTGATGAGCAATCTGACGGTGCGTTCGTGGAAGAAGCACGGCAAGGACCGGCTCTACGTGAACCTGCCGGACGGAACGGCTGTCGCCTGGGCGGATCGAGCGACGAAGACCGTGACGATCAAGGTCCGGAAGCACCAGGACGAGGCGCTGGCCCTTCTGCGGCGTCACCTCGGGGACGGGCTGACCGTCGGCCCCACCTCTTCGCCTCCTCGTGAACCCGGGTTTACGGCCCCTTCCCGGCAGTCTGGGCAGCCTTGGCACCCCGCCCCGAAGCACCGATCCGAGCGTCCGGCGGCTCTCCCACCCCTCAGTCCCAGCGAGGACTTGGCGAGGAATCGGCCCGGCTCCCGAGTCGTCGCGATGATCGCCGAGAGGGGTCCGTCAGCGGTTCAGCGATTGAAGGCGAAGGTACTGCGGCAGTCATCGGAATGGGACAGCTGGTATGCCGGCCTCGAGGGAGAGCGACGGGTGGGACGCGAGCTGGAACGCCTGTCCGCGTTCGGCTGGCGGGTGCTTCACGGGATCGAGAAGAGCAACGGTGGCGACATCGACCACTTGCTGATCGGCCCCGGCGGCGTGTTCAGCGTCAACACCAAGAACCACAAGGGTGCCTCGGTCTGGGTCGGTGACTCGATGGCCAAAGTCAACGGCGGGAAGCCGCGGCCCTACGCTGCGGCGAGCCAAGCCGAGGCGGACGTGGTGCGGGGGGTGCTGGGGCGGTACTGCACGTTCGATGTGCCCGTCGAGCCGGTCCTGGTCTTCGTCGGCGTCACGTCTCTGCATCGGGCGGCGACGCAGTACACGGTTCGCATCTACCAGGAGCGGGAGGTGGCGGCCCTGGGCCCGCTCACCGGCAAGCTCACCCCGGAGCAGGTGGAGCGGGTGTACACAGTCGCTCGTCACCGACGCGTCTGGCTCCGAGCCTGACCCGCGCATCCGCGCCCGCGCAGAGGTCTGGACAACGCAAAAGCCCCGGGTCGCTGACCTGGGGCTTTGTCGTGGAGCGGATGACGGGAATCGAACCCGCGCTATAAGCTTGGGAAGCTCATGTTCTACCATTAAACTACATCCGCATACGGTTCCAGTCGCCTGGATCCTTATCGTTGGCCACTCTACCTCATGATCGACCCCCGGTGAATCCGCCGCGGGGTCGTTGTCGTTCGTGGGCGGCAGGAGGGTTCGTGGGGGCGGGAGTTGGGGGGTAGCTTATGGTTCGGAGCGGCGGCTGGAGCGGGTCTGGGTCATCCCCTAATGTGGCGATTCGTCGCAGTACGGCTCGTTGGGGAAAGGGACTCGATGGAGCACACCGTCGTCCGTTGTGCCGAAGGGCACGTTTTCAGTACCGCCTCCTTCCCGTTGCGGCAGCTCGGCGCCGCCCGGATCGGCCCGGGCCGGTTGCTGCGGTGTCCGCGGTGTGCGCGGCTGAGGCACGCCGTGCCGGTCGGCGGCCCGAAGCGGTAGCCGTCGGGGCGTAGCGGCGGGGCGCGCGGGCGCCGCTCTCGATTGGGGGTGGCCCGGGCGCTCTGCGTATCCTCGGGACGTGCTTCTCTCTGACAAAGACATCCGGGCCGAGATCGACAGCGGACGGGTTCGCATCGACCCGTTCGACGAGTCGATGGTGCAGCCCTCCAGCATCGATGTGCGGCTCGACCGGTTCTTCCGGGTCTTCGAGAACCACCGCTACGCCCACATCGACCCCGCCACCGAGCAGCCGGACCTGACCCGGATGGTCGAGCCCGAGGGGGACGAGGCGTTCATCCTCCACCCCGGCGAGTTCGTCCTCGCCTCGACCTACGAGGTCATCTCGCTGCCCGAGGACATCGCCTCCAGGCTGGAGGGGAAGTCCAGCCTCGGCCGCCTGGGCCTGGTCACGCACTCGACCGCCGGCTTCATCGACCCGGGCTTCTCGGGCCACGTGACCCTGGAGCTGTCGAACCTCGCCACCCTGCCGATCAAGCTGTGGCCGGGGATGAAGATCGGCCAGCTGTGCATGTTCCGGCTCAGCTCCCCCGCCGAGTTCCCGTACGGCAGCGAGCGGTACGGATCGCGGTACCAGGGCCAGCGCGGTCCGACGGCGTCGCGCTCCTTCCAGAACTTCCACCGCACCCAGGTGAGGCACGAGGCATGAGCGAAGTACGCGAGAACCTGACCTACGACGGGTTCGGGCGCGCCGTGCGCGAGCTGGCGCAGACCATCGCCGACGACGGCTACGAGCCCGACATCATCCTCAGCATCGCCCGTGGCGGCGTCTTCGTCGCCGGCGGACTGGCGTACGCGCTGGACTGCAAGAACATCCACCTGGTCAACGTGGAGTTCTACACGGGCGTCGGCACGACGCTGGAGATGCCGGTCATGCTGGCACCGGTCCCCGAGGCGATCGACTTCACCGCCAAGAAGGTGCTGATCGCCGACGACGTCGCCGACACCGGCAAGACGCTCAAGCTGGTGCACGACTTCTGCCTGGGGACGGTGGCCGAGGTCCGGTCGGCCGTCATCTACGAGAAGTCGCACTCGCTCGTGAAGTGCGAGTACGTGTGGAAGAAGACCGACGAGTGGGTCAACTTCCCGTGGTCGGTCGAGCCGCCCGTGGTCAAGCGTGAGGGCCAGGTCCTCGACGCCTGACGTCGACCAGGACGAGGACGATCGGAAGGGGACCGGCGCGCGAGCGTGGCGCCGGTCCCCTTCCACGTGCCCGGAGGGCTCAGATCGTGCCGAGCTTGATGATCGACAGCAGGGCGATCAGCTGGATCGCGGACGCGCCGAGCGCCTTCGGCCAGGGCAGGTCGTGCGACTTGCTCATCAGCGAGGTGAAGAGCGCGCCGGCCGCGAGCCACGTGGCCCAGCCCAGGACCTGGACGACCATGTTGTCGCCGCCGAGGAAGACCGCGAACAGCAGGCGGGGCGCGTCGGTGATGGACATGACCAGCATCGACAGGCCCACGGTCGGCTGCCACGCGCCGTCGCCGCCCAGCTGGCGGGCGAGGGTGTGGGTGACGCCGCCCAGGATCAGGCCGCAGATGACGAACGCGACACCGGTGCTGAGGACGATCGGGACGGCCTGGGTGAGGGTGGCCTTGATGGCGTCCTCGCGGGCCTTGTCGAAGCCGAAGACCGCGAGCATGCCGTAGAGGAACGTCACGATCAGCGCCGGGCCCCAGACGGGGTAGTCGCGCATCTGCAAGAACGTCGAACCCGGCCGCATCACGATGCCGCGCAGGAGTTCCTTCCACGGCAGCCGCGGACCGGCGGGGGCGGCCGTGGCGCCGGCCTGGTACGTCGCGCCCTGGTAGGGCGCGGCCTGGCCGTACGGGTCCTCGCCGATCGAGAAGGCCTGGGTGTAGCCGGGGTTGTCGGCGTACGAAGCCCCGTGCGGGGGCTGCTGGTACGCCTGGGGGTGCGGTTGACCGTAGGGGTCGAAGTACTCGGGCTCGCCGTGGTCCCCGGCGCCGCCGGTGGCCTGCTGCGGCCACTGCTGCTGCGGTGGGGGACCGGCAGGAGGGTAGGGCTGACGACCGTACGGGGCCTGCGGCGCGCCTGGCGCCTGCCCGTACGGCTGCTGCCGCGAGGGTTGTTGCGGGGGTTGCTGCGGGGTGCGGTTGTTGTCCCGGCCGCGTCCGATCCTGAATCCAGCCACGTGATCGAAAGTACCTGGTCCGGCGGGCGGGGGTGGACGGGCGGCCGGAACCGGGGTCCTTTGCGGCTGAGCTGTGACATCCCCTAGGGGGAGTCCCTGGGGCGTCACGGCCCTCCGGGGGGAAGCGGCAACGGCCGGCCCCCCTGGGCGGGGGACCGGCCGTTGCGCTGCCGCCGTGGCGGCGTGCGGCGTGTACCCAGGCGTCCGCCTGGGAGTGCCTACTTGACGCCCTCGGCCTCGGTACCGGCCTCTGCGGCGCCGGACTTGGCGTCGGCGTCGGCGTCGGCCGCGGGTGCGGGTGCCTCTGCCTTGGCGTCGGCCGCCTGGGCGGCCGGCTCGGCCGCGGCCTTCGGCTCGACCTCGGCCTTGGCGTCCGCCTTCGGCTCGACCTCGGCCAGCGGCTCGGCTTCCGCGGTGGGCGCGTCGGTCTTGGCCTTCGGCTCGGCCTCAACCGCTGCCTTCGGCTCGACCTCGGCCTTCGCGTCGGTGGCCTCGGCCTTCGGCTCGGTGGCCTCCGCCTTCGGCTCGGTGGCCTCGGCTTCCGCCACGGGCGCGTCAGCCTCGGTTTCGACGTCGGCCGTAGGCGTAGCCTCCGCCTCAGCCTCAGCGGCGGCCTTCGCCTCCGCCTCAGCGGCGGCCTTGGCTTCCGCCTCCGCCTTGGCGGCAGCTTCCGCTTCCGCCTCGGCCTTCGCCTTCGCGGCGGCCTC
This Streptomyces sp. NBC_00539 DNA region includes the following protein-coding sequences:
- the dcd gene encoding dCTP deaminase, with amino-acid sequence MLLSDKDIRAEIDSGRVRIDPFDESMVQPSSIDVRLDRFFRVFENHRYAHIDPATEQPDLTRMVEPEGDEAFILHPGEFVLASTYEVISLPEDIASRLEGKSSLGRLGLVTHSTAGFIDPGFSGHVTLELSNLATLPIKLWPGMKIGQLCMFRLSSPAEFPYGSERYGSRYQGQRGPTASRSFQNFHRTQVRHEA
- a CDS encoding cold-shock protein, whose protein sequence is MASGTVKWFNAAKGFGFIEQDGGGADVFAHFSNIAAQGFRELLEGQKVTFDIAQGQKGPTAENIVPA
- a CDS encoding nuclease-related domain-containing protein, encoding MSNLTVRSWKKHGKDRLYVNLPDGTAVAWADRATKTVTIKVRKHQDEALALLRRHLGDGLTVGPTSSPPREPGFTAPSRQSGQPWHPAPKHRSERPAALPPLSPSEDLARNRPGSRVVAMIAERGPSAVQRLKAKVLRQSSEWDSWYAGLEGERRVGRELERLSAFGWRVLHGIEKSNGGDIDHLLIGPGGVFSVNTKNHKGASVWVGDSMAKVNGGKPRPYAAASQAEADVVRGVLGRYCTFDVPVEPVLVFVGVTSLHRAATQYTVRIYQEREVAALGPLTGKLTPEQVERVYTVARHRRVWLRA
- a CDS encoding Yip1 family protein, giving the protein MAGFRIGRGRDNNRTPQQPPQQPSRQQPYGQAPGAPQAPYGRQPYPPAGPPPQQQWPQQATGGAGDHGEPEYFDPYGQPHPQAYQQPPHGASYADNPGYTQAFSIGEDPYGQAAPYQGATYQAGATAAPAGPRLPWKELLRGIVMRPGSTFLQMRDYPVWGPALIVTFLYGMLAVFGFDKAREDAIKATLTQAVPIVLSTGVAFVICGLILGGVTHTLARQLGGDGAWQPTVGLSMLVMSITDAPRLLFAVFLGGDNMVVQVLGWATWLAAGALFTSLMSKSHDLPWPKALGASAIQLIALLSIIKLGTI
- a CDS encoding phosphoribosyltransferase, which codes for MSEVRENLTYDGFGRAVRELAQTIADDGYEPDIILSIARGGVFVAGGLAYALDCKNIHLVNVEFYTGVGTTLEMPVMLAPVPEAIDFTAKKVLIADDVADTGKTLKLVHDFCLGTVAEVRSAVIYEKSHSLVKCEYVWKKTDEWVNFPWSVEPPVVKREGQVLDA